One segment of Halobaculum sp. CBA1158 DNA contains the following:
- a CDS encoding aryl-sulfate sulfotransferase — MVVIGLLAPTAVSAFTYEPTTLQPGTIERPANGTTVISVQGFKIAGQESGKKPARLVGVGPKGNVEWVYNGSENGIVWFYDVDPLENGSILITGTKPGETVVTIWDPQTQRAEWSRTFDWEDTHDIDLVNGDQLLVANMRNYNESTGKNNDRLLLYDLSKDDVVWEWKFRKNGYNRTGGGKYTDDWTHVNDVDKIGQGRYLASPRNYDQVIAVNRSTKNVTMRLGSDENWDTMYEQHNPQYLESKNGTETLLVADSENDRIVEYAKNNGNWTRTWLLRGNFNWPRDADRLPNGNTLVTDTLNHRVMEVTPNGEVIWEFYAPWGTYEAERMQLGDEPGGPTIRDQNSTGTATLTGSVALTPGTGDRSTFAEWVTNTFAGTPIDSEVAWLADRWAHITPWIRPVWMGSWDFARTVLAGGVVLGWLTVDAIYHRTQIIHRLRTVGTRVRSRI; from the coding sequence GTGGTCGTCATCGGTCTTCTGGCTCCGACGGCAGTCTCCGCGTTCACCTACGAGCCGACTACACTCCAACCCGGGACGATCGAAAGGCCGGCAAATGGAACGACGGTTATCTCGGTACAGGGTTTCAAGATCGCAGGGCAGGAAAGCGGTAAGAAACCAGCTCGTCTCGTTGGAGTCGGTCCAAAGGGGAACGTTGAGTGGGTGTACAATGGAAGCGAGAACGGCATAGTATGGTTTTATGACGTCGATCCGCTGGAGAATGGGTCGATCCTCATCACTGGAACGAAGCCTGGAGAAACAGTGGTCACCATCTGGGATCCTCAAACGCAGCGAGCCGAGTGGTCGCGGACGTTCGACTGGGAGGACACTCATGATATTGACCTCGTCAACGGCGATCAGTTGCTCGTCGCCAACATGCGAAACTACAACGAATCGACGGGCAAAAACAACGACAGACTACTCCTCTACGACCTCTCGAAAGACGATGTCGTCTGGGAGTGGAAATTCCGTAAGAACGGCTACAACAGAACCGGTGGCGGGAAGTACACCGACGACTGGACGCACGTCAACGACGTTGATAAGATCGGCCAGGGTCGATATCTCGCTTCACCCAGAAATTATGACCAGGTGATCGCGGTCAATCGATCCACGAAGAACGTCACGATGCGGCTCGGTTCGGATGAGAACTGGGATACGATGTACGAACAGCACAATCCACAGTATCTCGAAAGTAAGAACGGAACGGAGACACTGCTGGTCGCCGACAGCGAGAACGATCGCATCGTAGAATACGCGAAGAACAATGGAAACTGGACCCGAACATGGCTGCTCAGAGGGAATTTCAACTGGCCTCGGGACGCCGACCGGCTCCCGAACGGCAATACGCTGGTCACGGACACGCTCAATCACCGTGTCATGGAGGTGACCCCGAATGGCGAGGTCATCTGGGAGTTCTACGCTCCGTGGGGAACGTACGAGGCCGAGCGCATGCAGCTTGGAGATGAGCCCGGTGGCCCGACCATCCGAGATCAAAACTCGACTGGGACAGCCACACTCACCGGGAGCGTTGCGCTGACACCCGGCACGGGCGACCGCTCTACGTTTGCAGAATGGGTAACCAACACGTTCGCCGGTACGCCGATTGATTCCGAGGTGGCGTGGCTTGCCGATCGGTGGGCACATATCACACCGTGGATTCGTCCCGTCTGGATGGGATCATGGGATTTCGCCCGGACAGTTCTTGCCGGAGGAGTGGTCCTCGGGTGGCTCACCGTCGACGCCATATACCATCGAACTCAGATTATTCATCGACTGAGAACTGTCGGCACTCGAGTTAGATCGCGAATATGA
- a CDS encoding arylsulfotransferase family protein → MPKNSIVPEAGNQLPSTSRGSLLILAGILLLVGTLTVSAVLAPSIGQTDASDHQSLTLVGSQGGGPGWHEYGSVYLLNGTTVTWSESSADSYFDVTKTENGTVLAGFMDSGYVSCGPYESPCTRTGFRVIDPQPGPRVLSEYSFPVRTSKNSEVHDVEQLESGEYLLTDMEYERIFTVKDGEVTWQWNASSFYDAPPDPTTTDWLHINDVDVIDEGRYLVSVRNANQLVVVERGEGVVEVINKDTTDSNDANCRKSGQLTDYDGDGQIRCGDPTVLDHQHNPQWLGEDAVLVADSENDRVVELHQTANGSWTPAWTLERAGGVAFNWPRDADRLPNGNTLITDTLNRRIVEVNESGEVVWSVQTERIPYEADRLPVGESVGAPQYATDSGSNNTPSDDVPVLSLMLVGLRAVFPSTPFWFREPQLGLTILSVLSVLVGIVDELSR, encoded by the coding sequence ATGCCTAAGAACTCGATCGTCCCTGAAGCCGGGAATCAGCTCCCATCTACCTCTCGTGGTTCTCTCTTGATCCTCGCCGGAATCCTACTCTTAGTAGGGACGCTTACCGTAAGCGCCGTGCTCGCGCCATCGATCGGACAAACAGACGCATCCGATCACCAGTCCCTCACACTTGTCGGATCACAGGGGGGTGGCCCAGGGTGGCACGAGTACGGCAGCGTCTATCTTCTCAACGGTACGACCGTCACGTGGAGTGAGTCGAGCGCAGACAGCTACTTCGACGTGACGAAAACCGAGAATGGAACCGTCCTAGCCGGGTTTATGGATAGTGGGTACGTTTCGTGTGGTCCATACGAATCGCCATGCACGCGTACTGGATTCCGGGTTATCGACCCACAGCCTGGCCCTCGCGTGCTTTCTGAGTATAGTTTTCCCGTGAGGACGAGCAAAAACAGTGAAGTCCACGACGTCGAACAGCTCGAATCGGGAGAATACCTGCTCACCGACATGGAGTACGAGCGAATTTTCACAGTCAAGGATGGTGAAGTCACGTGGCAGTGGAACGCAAGTTCGTTTTACGATGCCCCACCAGACCCGACGACGACTGACTGGCTCCACATCAATGATGTCGATGTCATCGATGAGGGTCGGTATCTCGTCTCAGTCCGCAACGCCAACCAACTCGTGGTTGTTGAGCGTGGTGAAGGGGTTGTTGAGGTCATTAATAAGGACACGACCGATTCGAACGACGCGAACTGCCGCAAGTCCGGACAGCTCACAGATTATGACGGAGATGGACAGATACGATGCGGTGATCCCACAGTTCTCGACCATCAGCACAACCCCCAGTGGCTCGGGGAGGACGCTGTCCTTGTTGCCGATAGCGAGAATGATCGCGTGGTTGAACTCCACCAGACTGCGAACGGCAGTTGGACACCAGCGTGGACACTCGAACGTGCTGGTGGTGTCGCGTTCAACTGGCCCCGCGACGCCGATCGACTCCCGAATGGGAATACGTTGATAACGGATACGCTGAATCGACGTATTGTCGAAGTGAACGAATCGGGGGAAGTTGTCTGGAGTGTCCAAACGGAGCGAATTCCGTACGAAGCAGATCGACTCCCAGTTGGTGAGTCCGTGGGAGCACCTCAGTATGCTACAGATTCGGGGTCAAACAACACTCCCTCTGATGACGTACCAGTACTTTCGCTGATGCTGGTCGGCCTCCGAGCGGTTTTTCCGTCGACACCGTTCTGGTTCCGCGAGCCACAACTCGGGCTAACAATCCTATCAGTGCTTTCTGTTCTTGTAGGTATCGTAGATGAATTATCGAGGTGA
- a CDS encoding heavy metal translocating P-type ATPase — protein sequence MTSSDRDPPDSSDESHGHNHDHDHEHDHHTSGREGDSVTATSSNRDDVAQFSVPEMDCPSCAGKVENSVRKLDGITTIEPQVTTGTLSVSYDGGHTSPDEIAERVEKAGYTVENQGETTATFTVPEMDCPSCAGKIENALDDISGLSSYETQPTTGKVITTYNGDSVSPSKITAAIESAGYEVTDSTANNTDTESDPTDDRGSVWTSSRAIKTWISGGFVALGLLFEFFLTGQNVLVAELVGRELLIADILFLIAVGVAGQIIFRNGYYSALNRNLDIDLLMSIAISGAIIASLVFGEALYFEAATLTFLFSIAELLERYSMDRARNSLQELMDLSPDEATVKRDGDEVTIPVDDVAVGDIVVVRPGEKIPMDGEVLDGESAVNQAPITGESVPVDKTSGDEVYAGTINEQGYLEIEVTSEAGDNTLSRIVQMVEDAQSNKTEREQFVDRFSSYYTPVVVGFAVLVAVVPPLLFEASWPTFIVYGLTLLVLACPCAFVISTPVSVVSGITSAAKNGVLIKGGNHLEAMGAVEAIAMDKTGTITKGELTVTDVVPLNDNNEDDVLRCARGLESRSEHPIGDAIVEFAEDSDIGAPTVDDFDSITGKGVEADLDGEKHYAGKPGFFEELGFDLEHVHATTDGGVVTTKSQQMCERNNCVDLLAETVPELQSQGKTVVLVGTEDEIEGVIAVADDIRPGAKAAIQRLHDLGIEHIVMLTGDNERTARAIAEEVGIDEFRAELLPDEKVEAIKELDEQYDGVAMIGDGVNDAPALATATVGIAMGAAGTDTALETADIALMSDDLSKLPYLYELSHDANSVIRQNIWTSLGAKGLLALGVPFGLVPIWAAVLIGDAGMTVGVTGNAMRLSRIKPDSLLTD from the coding sequence ATGACATCGTCCGACCGGGATCCACCCGACTCAAGCGATGAATCCCATGGACACAACCATGACCACGACCACGAACATGACCATCACACCAGTGGACGGGAAGGTGATAGCGTAACCGCGACTTCGTCGAATAGGGACGATGTCGCCCAGTTTTCGGTACCTGAGATGGACTGCCCGTCCTGTGCGGGGAAGGTCGAAAATAGTGTCCGGAAACTCGATGGTATCACCACTATTGAACCTCAGGTAACGACTGGGACGCTCTCGGTATCCTACGATGGAGGCCACACCTCTCCGGACGAGATTGCCGAACGCGTAGAAAAAGCTGGGTACACGGTCGAAAACCAGGGCGAGACGACCGCGACGTTCACTGTCCCTGAAATGGACTGTCCATCCTGCGCGGGGAAAATTGAGAATGCCCTGGATGACATCTCGGGACTCTCGAGTTACGAGACACAGCCGACGACCGGGAAGGTGATTACGACCTACAATGGTGATTCGGTTTCACCATCGAAGATCACTGCTGCGATCGAAAGCGCAGGCTACGAGGTGACCGACTCGACAGCGAACAACACCGACACTGAGAGCGATCCCACCGATGACCGCGGGAGCGTTTGGACCAGTTCGCGGGCGATCAAAACGTGGATCAGCGGTGGGTTCGTCGCACTCGGCCTCCTCTTCGAGTTCTTCCTCACCGGCCAGAACGTCCTCGTGGCCGAACTCGTCGGCCGTGAGTTACTAATCGCCGACATCCTCTTCCTCATTGCTGTCGGGGTTGCTGGCCAGATTATCTTCCGAAACGGCTACTACTCCGCGCTGAACCGCAACCTCGACATCGACCTGTTGATGAGTATCGCCATCAGCGGCGCCATCATCGCCAGCCTGGTCTTCGGGGAAGCGCTTTACTTTGAGGCCGCCACGCTTACGTTCCTGTTCAGCATCGCGGAGCTGCTCGAGCGATACTCGATGGACCGGGCCCGGAACTCACTCCAGGAGTTGATGGACCTGTCACCCGACGAGGCGACGGTCAAACGAGACGGCGATGAGGTGACAATCCCTGTCGATGATGTGGCTGTCGGTGATATCGTCGTCGTGCGTCCGGGCGAGAAAATCCCGATGGACGGCGAGGTTCTCGACGGGGAGAGTGCCGTCAACCAGGCCCCGATTACAGGCGAGAGCGTGCCCGTGGACAAGACCTCGGGTGATGAGGTGTACGCCGGAACGATCAACGAACAGGGCTATCTCGAGATCGAAGTTACCTCCGAAGCAGGCGATAACACGCTCTCGCGCATTGTCCAGATGGTCGAGGACGCTCAGTCCAACAAGACCGAACGCGAGCAGTTCGTCGATCGATTCTCCTCGTACTACACCCCCGTCGTCGTCGGATTCGCGGTCTTAGTGGCGGTTGTCCCGCCGCTCCTGTTCGAGGCGTCGTGGCCGACATTCATTGTCTACGGACTCACGCTGCTAGTGCTCGCATGTCCCTGTGCTTTCGTCATTTCGACGCCAGTGTCCGTGGTGTCGGGGATCACCAGCGCCGCGAAGAACGGCGTCCTGATCAAAGGCGGCAACCATCTCGAAGCGATGGGCGCGGTGGAGGCCATTGCAATGGACAAGACCGGCACAATCACCAAAGGGGAACTCACCGTTACCGATGTCGTCCCGTTGAACGACAACAATGAGGACGATGTCCTCCGATGTGCCCGTGGGCTGGAATCGCGGTCGGAACACCCCATCGGTGATGCAATCGTCGAATTCGCAGAGGACAGTGATATCGGAGCACCGACAGTCGATGACTTCGATAGTATCACCGGGAAGGGTGTCGAGGCCGACCTGGACGGGGAGAAACACTACGCAGGGAAGCCTGGATTCTTTGAGGAACTCGGGTTCGATCTCGAACACGTCCACGCGACGACTGACGGCGGTGTCGTCACGACGAAGAGTCAGCAGATGTGTGAGCGCAATAACTGTGTTGACCTTCTTGCAGAGACGGTGCCCGAGCTCCAGTCGCAGGGGAAGACTGTGGTCTTAGTCGGGACCGAGGACGAGATTGAAGGCGTGATCGCCGTGGCAGACGATATTCGTCCCGGAGCGAAAGCAGCGATCCAACGGCTCCATGATCTCGGCATTGAACACATCGTTATGCTCACGGGTGACAACGAGCGCACTGCCCGGGCGATTGCCGAGGAGGTCGGTATCGACGAGTTCCGCGCAGAACTCCTGCCCGACGAGAAGGTCGAGGCGATCAAAGAACTCGACGAACAGTACGACGGTGTCGCAATGATTGGTGACGGCGTCAACGACGCACCCGCGCTTGCGACGGCGACCGTGGGTATTGCGATGGGTGCCGCTGGGACGGATACTGCCCTCGAAACCGCCGATATCGCGCTCATGAGCGACGACCTCTCGAAACTGCCGTATCTCTACGAACTCTCACACGATGCGAACAGCGTCATCCGGCAGAACATCTGGACGAGTCTCGGTGCGAAGGGTCTGCTTGCACTGGGCGTGCCGTTCGGGCTGGTCCCGATCTGGGCGGCCGTCCTCATCGGCGATGCAGGCATGACAGTTGGCGTCACCGGCAATGCAATGCGCCTCTCCAGAATTAAACCCGATTCGTTACTGACCGATTGA
- a CDS encoding extracellular solute-binding protein has protein sequence MADSMTIFHGGLLAPSFSATEPKFENEYKVDVTREVRGPVASTQRITQQGRKADVLGVSDFQYIRDRILPEFSKWYAIFATNSMSIQYREDSPGAEDISKDNWWEVLTRDGITIGHSNPAVDPSGYRAVMTQQLGAKELHGERLYDQSTYEKLRENSTIPTGTETNIQTQLESGELDYIIHYQSISARSGLPYIDLQPEVDLSKATSAYADHYAKVKVETSSGTFTGAPIAYGLTVPSNAEALRRGAQWVEYFATEPGRKVLRNKGLVPVDPIVVPKSGQDAVPDNVMQVASAHRSLGPLEL, from the coding sequence ATGGCCGACTCAATGACCATATTCCATGGGGGGTTGCTCGCGCCATCGTTCAGCGCTACAGAACCGAAATTCGAGAACGAGTATAAAGTAGACGTCACCCGAGAGGTGAGAGGTCCAGTCGCCTCAACCCAGAGAATCACCCAGCAGGGTCGTAAGGCCGACGTGCTCGGCGTCTCCGACTTCCAGTACATCCGGGACCGCATACTTCCTGAGTTCAGTAAGTGGTACGCCATCTTCGCGACGAACTCGATGTCGATACAGTACCGAGAGGACTCTCCAGGTGCAGAGGATATCTCTAAGGACAACTGGTGGGAGGTACTCACGCGCGACGGCATTACCATCGGTCACTCCAACCCGGCGGTCGACCCTAGCGGCTATCGAGCGGTGATGACACAGCAACTTGGAGCGAAGGAACTCCACGGTGAACGGCTCTACGACCAGTCTACCTACGAGAAGCTTCGCGAGAACTCGACGATTCCTACGGGGACAGAAACCAATATTCAAACCCAACTTGAGTCTGGCGAACTCGACTATATCATCCACTACCAGTCAATCTCGGCGAGATCAGGTCTCCCATACATCGATCTCCAGCCCGAGGTTGACCTCTCGAAAGCAACAAGCGCATATGCGGACCACTACGCAAAGGTCAAAGTCGAGACCAGTAGTGGGACGTTCACCGGCGCACCCATCGCGTACGGCCTGACTGTGCCAAGCAACGCCGAGGCACTGAGGCGCGGCGCCCAGTGGGTTGAGTACTTCGCAACTGAGCCGGGTCGAAAAGTTCTCCGAAACAAAGGGCTCGTTCCGGTGGATCCAATCGTCGTTCCGAAGAGCGGTCAGGACGCCGTACCCGACAACGTAATGCAGGTCGCTAGCGCACATCGTTCACTCGGCCCGCTGGAGTTATAA
- a CDS encoding cation diffusion facilitator family transporter, whose product MSHTHDGDATDSDSERATTSRSSRRLAFVAVINLVGFVVELAGGLLFGSVALISDAIHMLFDVLAYAMAFAASYTAERFDGGEEWSYGLHRLEPVAAFLNGVLLLPMVGYILWESYQRFLEPVAINPELTLIIATGGLLVNVGSVYVLQGDEMSLNERGAFYHLLGDAGGSVAVIVSTVAVAVFDLPVADPAAAVLIGMLVLVSAGNVLRESTSILLERSPVSPEELRAELTTLDGVDQIEDLHVWQVCSQLTVATVQLTDTGTTLEEQRAIRSRVHDHLAEQGIDHATVELVIHGDPNGTTRHAH is encoded by the coding sequence ATGTCCCATACACACGACGGAGACGCGACCGATTCGGATAGTGAACGAGCCACGACTAGTAGAAGTTCCCGGCGGTTAGCGTTCGTTGCAGTCATCAACCTAGTCGGGTTCGTCGTCGAACTCGCCGGCGGACTCTTGTTCGGTTCGGTCGCCCTCATCAGCGACGCGATCCACATGTTGTTCGATGTGCTCGCGTATGCGATGGCGTTCGCTGCGAGCTACACCGCAGAACGGTTCGACGGCGGCGAGGAGTGGTCCTACGGATTACATCGGCTGGAACCGGTTGCTGCCTTTCTGAACGGCGTATTACTGTTACCGATGGTCGGCTACATTCTCTGGGAGTCCTACCAGCGGTTTCTCGAACCGGTGGCGATCAATCCAGAGTTGACGTTGATCATTGCGACGGGTGGCCTGCTGGTGAACGTCGGCTCCGTGTACGTGTTGCAGGGAGATGAGATGAGCCTCAACGAACGAGGGGCCTTCTACCATTTACTCGGTGACGCAGGTGGATCGGTCGCGGTGATCGTTTCGACGGTCGCCGTTGCGGTCTTCGATCTGCCCGTGGCTGACCCAGCTGCGGCCGTGCTCATCGGAATGCTAGTACTTGTGTCGGCCGGAAATGTTCTCCGTGAAAGCACATCGATCCTGCTGGAACGGAGTCCTGTATCGCCGGAGGAACTCCGAGCCGAATTGACTACACTCGACGGTGTCGATCAGATCGAGGACTTACACGTCTGGCAAGTCTGTAGTCAGCTAACCGTTGCGACCGTTCAACTAACGGATACCGGGACCACACTCGAGGAACAACGGGCTATCCGATCCCGGGTTCACGACCATCTCGCAGAGCAAGGGATCGACCACGCGACCGTTGAACTCGTCATCCATGGCGATCCTAACGGTACTACGAGGCACGCCCACTAA
- a CDS encoding iron transporter has protein sequence MNRRTLLKQGTALSGGVLLSGCMKQLGFETKSAWRDPPLVEDRPDAVYYPAIIEGMGMYGTTTAGDIGFALMHSFPHRFWNLTGSRKTKVVVRSNDSVHLMASIWDTETETVLPVDVSVDISNSDGQVSSTNLWPMISPNMGFHYGDNIALPGEGQYDVTLQVGPLQTARTDPLEGRFTRGQSATMQFTFDTDETYNLEIRRLGEKAGTRGTVDLMDMEMIPEPVVPTKSELPGRLLHEGQSGDATMLVALVDGDHRFSDTEGPFLIVSPRTPYNRVMLPRMALSATLNRGGDAIAQGTLQASLDPDLGSFYGMGLDELETGDTVRLTVETPPQLARHDGYETAFLDMDPIEFTVE, from the coding sequence ATGAATCGACGAACGCTTCTCAAACAGGGAACTGCACTATCAGGGGGAGTGCTACTGTCTGGCTGCATGAAGCAGCTCGGATTCGAAACAAAGTCTGCATGGCGTGATCCGCCGCTCGTAGAGGATCGACCTGATGCAGTCTACTATCCAGCTATTATCGAAGGGATGGGAATGTATGGAACGACGACAGCCGGCGATATCGGATTTGCGCTGATGCATTCCTTCCCCCACCGCTTCTGGAATCTCACCGGCTCCCGCAAGACGAAAGTGGTCGTTCGATCCAATGATTCGGTGCATCTAATGGCGAGTATCTGGGACACCGAGACGGAGACAGTCCTTCCGGTCGACGTCTCTGTCGATATCAGTAACAGCGATGGCCAGGTGTCCTCTACCAATCTCTGGCCAATGATTTCGCCGAATATGGGATTCCACTACGGCGACAATATTGCGCTTCCGGGAGAAGGCCAGTACGATGTGACGCTCCAGGTCGGTCCGCTACAGACAGCACGTACTGACCCGCTCGAAGGCCGATTTACCCGAGGGCAGTCAGCCACGATGCAGTTCACGTTCGATACGGATGAGACGTACAATTTGGAGATTCGTCGATTAGGCGAAAAAGCGGGCACCCGTGGGACAGTCGATCTAATGGATATGGAAATGATCCCTGAACCGGTCGTGCCGACAAAATCCGAGCTTCCCGGTCGACTACTCCACGAAGGGCAATCCGGTGACGCAACGATGCTGGTTGCTCTCGTTGACGGTGACCATCGGTTTAGTGATACTGAAGGACCCTTCCTAATCGTTTCTCCTCGAACACCCTACAATCGCGTGATGCTCCCGAGGATGGCTCTTTCAGCAACACTCAATCGAGGGGGGGACGCAATCGCACAAGGGACACTCCAAGCGTCCCTCGATCCCGACCTCGGGAGTTTCTATGGGATGGGTCTAGATGAACTCGAGACGGGCGATACGGTCAGACTCACCGTCGAGACACCACCCCAACTGGCGCGGCACGATGGCTACGAAACCGCGTTCCTCGATATGGACCCGATAGAGTTCACTGTCGAGTGA